Within Bacillus sp. BGMRC 2118, the genomic segment GTGCACGGTGCCATGCCGGATGCTATACAAAAGGTGTGGAAGGAAATCTACTCCGAATGGTTTCCAACTAGTGGTTACAAACATGCAGGCACACCCGAATTAGAAGTATATCCAGACGGAGATCCTAACTGTTCGTCATATTATTCTGAGGTATGGATTCCAGTATTGAAGTAACTTGGTGCCAGGCACCACCCGAATTTTGTCGAAATATAAAAAGCCGAAGTCATTGGTTTGATTTCGGCTTTTACTTTTACCTCTTTTTCATTTCTTCTATTAAAATTTTATTTACCAAAGGTGGATTTGCTTGTCCCTTCGTCTGTTTCATCACTTGACCAACTAGGAAGCCAATTGCACGGTCTTTGCCGCTTTTAAAATCATCAATAGACTGTGGGTTCTTATCTAGCAGCTCCACTATGATTTTACGAAGTGTGCCTTCGTCAGAAATTTGAACTAAGCCTTGATCCTTTACGATTTGTTCAGGATCTCCGCCTTTTTCAACAAGCTCTTTGAATACCTTCTTCGCAATCTTCGAGGAAATGGTTCCATCTTGGATAAGCTTAATCATTTTCGCTAAGCTTTCTGGAGTTAACGCTAAGTCTTGTAACTCTTTCTGTTCTGCGTTCATGTATGCTGAAACTTCTCCCATTAACCAGTTTGAAGCCAGCTTTGCATCTCCACCTGCTTGAACGGTTGCTTCAAAGTAATCAGACATCTCTTTTGTAAAGGTTAGTACATTTGCATCGTATGGAGGTAATCCCAGTTCTTCTACATACCGCTTTTTACGTGCATCTGGGAGCTCAGGAATTTCAGCACGAATGCGCGCTTTCCACTCTTCATCAATATGAAGATGAACTAAATCAGGTTCTGGGAAGTAACGATAATCATCTGAACCTTCCTTCACACGCATCAAAATTGTCTCCCTCGTTGCCTCATCATAGCGACGAGTCTCCTGACCAATGACACCACCAGAAAGAAGTACTTTTTCCTGGCGCTTCTCTTCATATTCAAGCCCCTTTTGAACGAAGGCAAATGAGTTTAAGTTTTTCAGCTCTGTTTTCGTTCCAAACTGTTCTTGACCCATTGGGCGAAGCGAAATGTTCGCATCACAGCGCAGTGAACCTTCTTCCATTTTACAATCAGAAACACCTGTGTATTGAATAATTGATTTTAACTTTTCAAGATAAGCATACGCTTCTTCCGGTGTACGAATATCCGGCTCTGACACGATTTCAATGAGCGGTGTGCCTTGACGGTTAAAGTCAACTAATGAATAGCCGTCACCAGTATGTGTCAGCTTTCCTGCATCTTCCTCCAAGTGAAGTCGAGTGATGCCGATCCGCTTTTTCTTATCGTTTACTTCAATTTCAATCCACCCGTTTTCTCCGATTGGTTTGTCAAATTGTGAAATCTGGTATGCCTTTGGATTGTCAGGATAAAAATAGTTCTTACGGTCAAACTTCGTCTCTGTCGCCACTTCACAGTTTAGTGCCATCGCAGCCTTCATGGCAAATTCAACCGCTTTTTTATTTAATACAGGCAGTACCCCTGGATAACCCAGGTCGATTACACTCGTTTGAGTATTTGGGGCAGCACCGAAGTGGTTCGGACTATTTGAGAAAATTTTGGATTCTGTCTTTAATTCCACGTGGACTTCAAGCCCGATAATCGTTTCGAAATTCATGCACTCGCCCCCTTACAACGATGGCTTTTGCTTATGATGGTCAGTCGCTTGTTCAAATGCATAAGCAACACGGTATAACGTTGACTCATCAAAATGCTTGCCGATTATTTGTAATCCTAATGGTAATCCGTTTGAGTACCCACATGGTACTGAAATAGCTGGAACTCCAGCAAGATTGACCGGAATTGTTAAAATATCATTTGCGTACATCGTCATTGGATCTTTTGTGTTTTCACCAATTTTAAATGCTGGTGTTGGTGTTGTTGGCCCAATGATGACATCAAACTTTTCTAATACTTCTTCAAAGTCTTGTTTAATTAAGGTACGAACTTTTTGTGCCTTTATATAGTAGGCATCATAATAGCCTGAGCTTAAGGCGAACGTCCCAAGCATAATACGACGCTTTACTTCATCTCCAAATCCTTCACTGCGGCTTTGTTTGTATAAATCTAGCAGGTTCATCGCATTTTCAGTCCTAACACCATAACGCACACCATCAAAGCGAGCTAAGTTGGCAGATGCCTCTGATGAAGCAAGCAAGTAATAGGTAGCAAGCGCATATTTAGAATGTGGCAGTGATACCTCTTCCCATGTTGCACCTAGTCCTTCTAATACTGTAAGAGCATTCCTTACAGATTGACGGACTTCTTCTTTAACGCCTTCACCTATATATTCTTTTGGCACTGCAATTTTCAATCCTTTTACATCACCAGTTAACGAAGAGAGGAAGTCCGGTACTTCTACATTTGCCGAAGTGGAATCCATCGGATCATGTCCTGAAATTGTCTGCAAGAGATAGGCATTGTCTTGCACGTTACGAGTGATCGGTCCAATTTGGTCTAGTGAAGATGCGAAAGCAACTAATCCATAGCGAGAAACACGTCCATATGTTGGTTTTAACCCAACCACTCCGCAATAAGAGGCCGGCTCACGAATCGAACCTCCTGTATCTGAACCTAGTGAGAATAACACTTCTCCAGCTGCTACCGATGCAGCTGACCCTCCACTAGAACCTCCTGGTACATAATCTGTGTTCCAAGGGTTTTTTGTAGGGTAAAAAGCTGAATTCTCATTAGAAGAACCCATTGCAAATTCGTCCATGTTTAATTTTCCGATTGTAATGGCTTCAGCATCTCTCAAT encodes:
- the gatB gene encoding Asp-tRNA(Asn)/Glu-tRNA(Gln) amidotransferase subunit GatB, giving the protein MNFETIIGLEVHVELKTESKIFSNSPNHFGAAPNTQTSVIDLGYPGVLPVLNKKAVEFAMKAAMALNCEVATETKFDRKNYFYPDNPKAYQISQFDKPIGENGWIEIEVNDKKKRIGITRLHLEEDAGKLTHTGDGYSLVDFNRQGTPLIEIVSEPDIRTPEEAYAYLEKLKSIIQYTGVSDCKMEEGSLRCDANISLRPMGQEQFGTKTELKNLNSFAFVQKGLEYEEKRQEKVLLSGGVIGQETRRYDEATRETILMRVKEGSDDYRYFPEPDLVHLHIDEEWKARIRAEIPELPDARKKRYVEELGLPPYDANVLTFTKEMSDYFEATVQAGGDAKLASNWLMGEVSAYMNAEQKELQDLALTPESLAKMIKLIQDGTISSKIAKKVFKELVEKGGDPEQIVKDQGLVQISDEGTLRKIIVELLDKNPQSIDDFKSGKDRAIGFLVGQVMKQTKGQANPPLVNKILIEEMKKR
- the gatA gene encoding Asp-tRNA(Asn)/Glu-tRNA(Gln) amidotransferase subunit GatA, giving the protein MSLFDHSISELHSLLHKKELSVSDLVDASYKRIHAVEDKVKAFVTLNEEAAREQAKELDGVSKTERGLLFGLPIGVKDNIVTKNLRTTCSSKILSNFDPIYDATVVEKLRDAEAITIGKLNMDEFAMGSSNENSAFYPTKNPWNTDYVPGGSSGGSAASVAAGEVLFSLGSDTGGSIREPASYCGVVGLKPTYGRVSRYGLVAFASSLDQIGPITRNVQDNAYLLQTISGHDPMDSTSANVEVPDFLSSLTGDVKGLKIAVPKEYIGEGVKEEVRQSVRNALTVLEGLGATWEEVSLPHSKYALATYYLLASSEASANLARFDGVRYGVRTENAMNLLDLYKQSRSEGFGDEVKRRIMLGTFALSSGYYDAYYIKAQKVRTLIKQDFEEVLEKFDVIIGPTTPTPAFKIGENTKDPMTMYANDILTIPVNLAGVPAISVPCGYSNGLPLGLQIIGKHFDESTLYRVAYAFEQATDHHKQKPSL